One uncultured Acidilobus sp. JCHS genomic window carries:
- a CDS encoding drug resistance transporter, EmrB/QacA subfamily: MEYKWKALSVTSVGTLMSAIDSVVVMLAIVPIAEDLHADYVTIVWVVVAYLLANTSLVLTFGRLGDSFGRKRIYNLGFVVFTVGSLLSALSRTGVQLVVFRAVQGVGAAMMVSNSLAIISEAFPVNERGRALGINSIVWSSGNILGIILGGLIITFTTWRWIFLINVPIGVFGTLWAYVTLKESRGPGLKETFDVPAALMFTTGVLAVQLGVTLGLLRGWNDPYALLSLIAAPPLLLGFALWELYGARDPIFDLRLFRYNRMFSVSIFTATVQSLAMFAVNFLLLFYLEGIFGLPVLTASYLIIPMAVINMVSGPIGGRLTDKLGPRPVATAGLIIQGVALYLLATMSVNTPLWWVAFVEGLYGLGGGLFWPSNTTAVMSSAPRERYGSASGLLTTFRNTGMVLSFAVALAAVSAALPASYVYQLFIGTLSSHLPFNLEVSYLNAQAFAYHVSLGLLALATVLSALRPSGTLVRHAPPLRAKGSWVDSRRDDPGPSDGHHGEE; encoded by the coding sequence ATGGAGTACAAGTGGAAGGCGCTCTCAGTCACCAGCGTCGGGACGCTGATGTCAGCTATAGACAGTGTCGTCGTCATGTTGGCCATCGTCCCAATAGCGGAGGACCTCCACGCTGATTACGTGACGATAGTCTGGGTGGTAGTAGCCTACCTGCTCGCCAACACCTCCCTGGTCCTCACCTTCGGCAGGCTCGGGGACTCCTTCGGCAGGAAGAGAATATACAACCTTGGCTTCGTGGTCTTCACTGTGGGCTCCCTCCTCTCAGCCCTCTCAAGGACAGGGGTCCAGCTGGTGGTCTTCAGGGCCGTCCAGGGCGTGGGGGCCGCCATGATGGTCTCCAACTCGCTCGCCATAATCTCGGAGGCGTTCCCCGTCAACGAGAGGGGGAGGGCGCTGGGCATCAACTCCATAGTCTGGTCGTCAGGCAACATATTAGGGATAATATTAGGAGGTCTTATCATAACCTTCACCACGTGGAGGTGGATATTCCTCATAAACGTCCCAATAGGGGTCTTCGGCACTCTGTGGGCCTACGTGACCCTTAAGGAGTCCAGGGGGCCAGGGCTGAAGGAGACCTTTGACGTGCCTGCCGCGCTCATGTTCACCACGGGCGTCCTGGCCGTACAGCTCGGGGTGACGCTCGGCCTCCTCAGGGGGTGGAACGACCCCTACGCCCTGCTCTCCTTAATTGCAGCCCCTCCGCTCCTCCTAGGCTTCGCCCTCTGGGAGCTCTACGGCGCAAGGGACCCGATATTTGACCTCAGGCTCTTCAGGTACAACAGGATGTTCTCGGTCTCCATCTTCACCGCGACCGTGCAGAGCCTCGCCATGTTCGCCGTCAACTTCCTCCTGCTGTTCTACCTTGAGGGCATATTCGGCCTCCCCGTGTTAACGGCCTCATACCTTATCATCCCGATGGCGGTCATCAACATGGTAAGCGGCCCCATAGGGGGCAGGCTCACCGACAAGCTCGGCCCGAGGCCCGTGGCCACCGCAGGGCTCATCATACAGGGGGTAGCCCTCTACCTGCTCGCGACCATGAGCGTGAACACGCCGCTCTGGTGGGTCGCCTTCGTCGAGGGCCTCTACGGGCTGGGCGGCGGCCTCTTCTGGCCCTCAAACACCACGGCCGTCATGTCATCAGCGCCAAGAGAGCGTTACGGCTCTGCCTCAGGGCTACTTACTACGTTCAGGAACACGGGCATGGTACTGAGCTTCGCTGTGGCCCTTGCGGCAGTGAGCGCAGCACTGCCCGCCAGCTACGTCTACCAGCTCTTCATTGGCACCCTCTCGTCTCACCTGCCCTTCAATCTTGAGGTCAGTTATCTGAACGCTCAGGCCTTCGCCTATCACGTGTCGCTTGGCCTCCTCGCCCTGGCCACAGT